From a single Crateriforma spongiae genomic region:
- a CDS encoding PP2C family protein-serine/threonine phosphatase has protein sequence MSIVSVSEAWNHGISFADISDVGMRRSNNQDSHAVVLADSPERFGLCGHLFVVADGMGAHAAGELASRMAIDRIASTYFRGGSQLPSDEFAAIDLLRASVDQANEEIHRRGQENPEFHNMGTTASAMAIIPDGAIIAHVGDSRIYRLRGDMLDQLTFDHSLVWEMEASGQVHPNSALGQSIPKNVITRSLGPNPNVQVDSEGPFPVAPGDTFLLCSDGLSGQVDDEEIGAILSCLPVDEAARVLVDLANLRGGPDNSTVIIARVDRMPDGSATPPARPAADTQRVVSGLFPSAAVACLLGAGVLAFAGMYQSMVIAILLGLSAAITSIVQMQLSAKPANNRLRNDHPGGGRAPYRRYNAKPSDSLNEKLRTTVDELRRAADEKCWEMDWREVEKHQRTAEQAVSNGQFAEAVRHQAEAIIATMQQLREQHDRAAGETAIDN, from the coding sequence GTGAGCATTGTGTCGGTGTCCGAAGCCTGGAATCACGGAATCAGCTTCGCCGACATCAGCGATGTCGGCATGCGTCGATCCAATAACCAGGACAGCCACGCGGTGGTGCTGGCGGATTCCCCCGAACGATTCGGCCTGTGTGGCCATCTGTTCGTTGTCGCCGACGGCATGGGAGCGCACGCCGCTGGTGAACTGGCCAGCCGCATGGCGATCGATCGCATTGCGTCGACGTATTTCCGCGGCGGTTCGCAATTGCCCAGTGATGAATTCGCGGCAATCGACCTGCTGCGCGCCTCGGTCGACCAAGCCAACGAAGAGATTCACCGCCGCGGTCAGGAAAATCCTGAGTTCCACAACATGGGGACGACCGCCAGTGCGATGGCCATCATCCCCGATGGTGCCATCATCGCGCACGTCGGCGATTCCCGCATCTATCGCCTGCGCGGCGACATGTTGGACCAACTGACGTTTGATCATTCGCTGGTTTGGGAAATGGAAGCCAGCGGACAGGTTCACCCCAACAGCGCGCTGGGCCAATCCATCCCCAAAAATGTGATCACCCGTTCGCTGGGCCCCAACCCGAATGTTCAAGTCGATTCGGAAGGCCCGTTCCCGGTGGCACCCGGCGACACGTTCTTGCTGTGCAGCGACGGGCTATCGGGACAAGTCGACGATGAAGAAATTGGCGCCATCTTGAGCTGTCTGCCGGTCGACGAAGCGGCCCGCGTCTTGGTCGACTTGGCGAATCTGCGTGGCGGTCCGGACAATTCCACGGTGATCATCGCCCGTGTGGACCGAATGCCCGACGGATCGGCGACACCACCGGCACGACCAGCCGCCGACACGCAGCGTGTCGTGTCCGGCCTGTTTCCGTCCGCCGCAGTCGCCTGCCTGTTGGGTGCCGGCGTCCTGGCGTTTGCCGGCATGTATCAGTCGATGGTGATCGCGATCCTGTTGGGCCTGTCTGCGGCGATCACATCGATCGTGCAGATGCAGCTGAGTGCCAAGCCGGCCAACAATCGTTTGCGAAACGATCATCCCGGCGGCGGCAGAGCCCCGTATCGACGGTACAACGCCAAGCCGTCCGATTCGCTGAACGAAAAACTGCGGACCACCGTCGACGAATTGCGGCGCGCCGCCGACGAAAAGTGCTGGGAAATGGACTGGCGAGAGGTGGAAAAGCACCAGCGGACCGCCGAACAGGCCGTCAGCAATGGCCAGTTTGCCGAAGCCGTCCGGCACCAAGCCGAGGCCATCATCGCAACGATGCAACAATTGCGCGAACAGCACGATCGGGCCGCCGGCGAAACGGCCATCGACAACTAG
- a CDS encoding acetolactate synthase: MSFGANSGTDFKTMRGRDFPAIRQFTVFLENRVGQLLEVVKRFEGTGIRIVALSISDAAECAFVRFVVSDPDRGRDILERSGLTIIESDLVGVELPDGPQPLLRVCTALLQAELNIIQAYPLLSRPHGEPAVALMVDNIESAQETLAGKGFRMLTEGDLIDREGLQD, translated from the coding sequence ATGAGCTTCGGCGCCAATTCGGGGACCGATTTTAAAACGATGCGTGGCCGCGACTTTCCGGCCATTCGACAGTTTACGGTCTTCTTGGAAAATCGGGTGGGCCAACTTTTGGAGGTGGTCAAACGTTTCGAAGGGACGGGCATTCGCATCGTCGCGTTGTCGATCAGCGACGCGGCGGAGTGTGCGTTTGTGCGTTTCGTCGTCAGCGACCCCGACCGCGGCCGCGACATTTTGGAACGCAGCGGATTGACCATCATTGAAAGTGACTTGGTCGGCGTGGAATTGCCCGATGGACCGCAACCATTGCTGCGTGTTTGCACGGCGCTGCTGCAGGCGGAACTGAACATCATCCAGGCCTATCCGCTTTTGTCGCGTCCCCACGGAGAACCCGCCGTCGCTTTGATGGTTGATAACATTGAAAGCGCTCAGGAAACGTTGGCCGGCAAAGGTTTCCGCATGCTGACCGAAGGCGACTTGATCGATCGTGAAGGGCTGCAGGACTGA
- a CDS encoding acyl-CoA thioesterase codes for MNDLSRMNAKQTPADPSSDPPPLAAMQIPIRVAYQETDGQRRVHHANYLNYFERGRVEMLRELGISYRQLEDDGILLVVTEMNLLYHAAAEFDDVLTLTTEAIEVRPVRVKHRYRIHRGDDLIVQAWSTIAAVNREGKPCRLPPRMRELASAAERSS; via the coding sequence ATGAATGACCTGTCACGGATGAATGCCAAACAGACGCCCGCCGATCCCTCATCCGATCCGCCGCCATTGGCTGCGATGCAGATCCCCATACGGGTCGCCTATCAAGAAACCGATGGCCAGCGACGGGTGCATCACGCGAATTATTTGAACTATTTCGAGCGGGGCCGGGTCGAAATGTTGCGTGAATTGGGCATCTCGTATCGTCAGCTAGAAGACGATGGGATTTTGTTGGTCGTCACCGAGATGAATCTTCTGTACCACGCAGCAGCCGAATTCGACGACGTATTAACACTGACAACCGAAGCCATCGAAGTCCGACCGGTGCGGGTGAAGCATCGCTATCGCATTCATCGTGGTGATGACTTGATCGTTCAAGCCTGGTCGACCATTGCGGCGGTCAATCGTGAAGGCAAGCCGTGTCGTCTGCCTCCACGGATGCGGGAATTGGCCAGCGCAGCAGAACGTTCCTCCTGA